One Spinacia oleracea cultivar Varoflay chromosome 4, BTI_SOV_V1, whole genome shotgun sequence DNA segment encodes these proteins:
- the LOC110774884 gene encoding uncharacterized protein gives MEFEANYEVDRTADYIYSHNFTRVALQFPDELLKDSIRVVRALRDKLRALQKCNDDSGESLVEGRKDVGLYVMADTTYGSCCIDEVGAAHINADCVVHYGHTCLSPTSTLPAYFVFGKASINVADCAQKICTFAKSCNKPVLVLLGLEYTYAMHDLKEALADEALKLSTSSSKLDISCASVLSPAVAPPEEKTASNGQVEAVNNLSGCPEAGDAEVYTSYNIGGLTWRLPHGQQIEDYLVFWIGPDNSAFANVVLTFNACEIVRYDPAERCLITDVSQIKRILQRRYYLVEKAKDANIVGILVGTLGVAGYLHMISQMKELVTKAGKKAYTIVVGRPNPAKLANFPECDVFVYVSCAQTTLLDSKEFLAPIITPFEAMLAFKRGSQWTGEYTIEFRDLMNMPSFGGEIGTDEPRYSFILGGYAEDHNHEENAEDSEEELALAVSTEKVLRLRDEDINVLAKIGPKSGAEYLATRSYQGLDIHHDGSMPKPIVIGKTGRASGYENEKTR, from the exons ATGGAGTTCGAAGCAAATTATGAAGTTGATCGAACTGCAGATTATATCTACTCCCATAACTTCACCAGGGTTGCACTTCAG TTCCCTGATGAGTTGCTGAAAGATTCAATCAGAGTTGTGAGAGCGCTTCGAGATAAGCTCCGAGCACTTCAAAAATGTAATGATGatagtggtgaaagccttgttgAGGGAAGGAAGGATGTGGGTTTGTATGTAATGGCTGATACAACTTACGGTAGCTGTTGCATTGATGAGGTTGGGGCGGCTCACATCAATGCCGATTGTGTTGTGCATTATGGACATACTTGTTTGAGCCC GACATCGACTCTTCCAGCGTATTTTGTATTTGGAAAGGCTTCTATAAATGTTGCAGACTGCGCACAGAAGATCTGTACTTTTGCTAAAAGTTGCAACAAGCCTGTTCTG GTTCTCTTAGGACTTGAATACACATATGCAATGCATGACCTGAAGGAGGCATTAGCAGATGAAGCACTAAAATTGTCAACATCTTCATCCAAGTTAGATATTAGTTGTGCTAGTGTTCTGTCTCCGGCTGTTGCTCCACCCGAAGAGAAGACGGCATCTAACGGACAAGTTGAAGCTGTTAATAACCTTTCCGGTTGCCCTGAAGCTGGTGATGCTGAAGTTTATACATCTTACAACATTGGTGGTCTCACTTGGCGTTTACCGCATGGTCAACAAATAGAGGATTACTTGGTTTTTTGGATTGGACCTGATAATTCAGCATTTGCAAATGTAGTGCTGACTTTTAATGCTTGTGAAATAG TGAGATATGATCCTGCAGAGAGGTGCCTAATTACAGATGTATCCCAAATAAAAAGGATTCTACAACGTAG ATACTACTTGGTGGAGAAGGCAAAGGATGCTAATATTGTTGGAATTTTGGTTGGGACCCTTGGTGTAG CTGGTTATCTTCACATGATTAGTCAGATGAAAGAATTGGTCACAAAAGCAGGGAAGAAGGCCTATACAATTGTTGTGGGAAGACCAAACCCAGCAAAGCTTGCCAACTTCCCTGAG TGTGATGTCTTTGTTTATGTTTCTTGCGCACAAACTACACTTTTGGATAGCAAAGAGTTTCTAGCTCCAATCATCACTCCATTTGAGGCAATGCTTGCTTTTAAAAG AGGTAGCCAGTGGACTGGAGAATACACGATAGAGTTCAGGGATTTGATGAATATGCCATCATTTGGAGGTGAAATTGGCACGGATGAGCCACGGTATTCTTTTATCCTAGGTGGATATGCTGAAGATCATAATCATGAAG AGAATGCTGAAGACAGTGAAGAAGAATTGGCCTTGGCAGTATCAACAGAGAAGGTTCTCCGACTTAGAGATGAAGATATCAATGTCCTTGCCAAGATTGGTCCAAAATCTGGGGCAGAATATTTAGCAACGCGGTCATACCAGGGTCTGGATATACACCATGATGGCTCAATGCCGAAGCCCATTGTGATTGGTAAAACAGGGAGAGCATCAGGTTATGAGAATGAGAAGACCCGATAA